From one Anopheles cruzii chromosome 3, idAnoCruzAS_RS32_06, whole genome shotgun sequence genomic stretch:
- the LOC128269739 gene encoding motor neuron and pancreas homeobox protein 1-like: MIHHQPTKYHHHSANPLSHFLNLHTTHATAAAAAALALATDGLGHAAEDDEEHDESSNEKSYLGEVSSVRREPFDALTEPSLGEVSDSDPNIDIDVDDRRDGREDESKDDEERRPAAEGGVFERLSPTERHDHDGEEIAIEEADYKDTVEEHDPTSPGAADTTAAVLDTDGYVGKSFTIAAILGLKKKQDDAAAAAVAAATEYGDRVMNLSTGAGYHQQQQQHHQQRVAAAAAAAAAAIGRLPLVMAAAAAGMEKRDRPDSGDSADTCAGPLGGYGVGPLGGGQQQTAMQNLHQLTALHSGTGSGGSFSAFHPSSGGGGGAGHTLHPGTHHHHGHGHHHQHFGNHHFHHHHQAQQQQQQQQGQQSHQHHHQQHQQQTPGGHHMALGPHHHHSHGHSREKFKELSKKSALSSSAASLKSKRVRTIFTPEQLERLEAEFERQQYMVGPERLYLAHTLQLTEAQVKVWFQNRRIKWRKHHLEITQQRLALIRQRQLASGTGVPMPTVAPAPAPVHLGQQQVQQGGLSGGRMVNPIESPELTICTDSMEARSGSEGED; this comes from the exons ATGATCCACCATCAGCCGACAAAGTATCACCATCACTCCGCGAACCCTTTGAGCCACTTCCTCAACCTGCACACAACGCatgcgacggcggcggccgctgctgccctGGCGCTTGCCACCGATGGCTTAGGACACG CAGCGGAAGACGATGAGGAGCACGACGAGAGCAGCAACGAGAAGAGCTATCTCGGCGAAGTGTCCAGCGTCCGTCGAGAACCCTTCGACGCGCTAACCGAGCCAAGTCTGGGCGAGGTCAGCGACTCGGACCCCAACATCGACATCGATGTCGACGATCGCCGGGATGGCCGCGAGGATGAGAGCAAGGACGACGAAGAACGGAGACCGGCAGCCGAAGGTGGTGTGTTTGAGCGACTAAGTCCAACGGAAAGGCACGACCACGACGGGGAAGAAATCGCGATCGAGGAGGCCGATTACAAGGATACGGTAGAGGAGCACGATCCCACCAGTCCCGGGGCCGCCGATACAACGGCGGCCGTTCTCGATACGGACGGGTACGTGGGGAAGTCATTCACAATAGCCGCCATTTTGGGGCTAAAGAAAAAGCAAGACGAtgcggccgctgcggccgtcgccgcggccaccgagtACGGTGACAGAGTAATGAACCTCTCGACCGGCGCTGGctaccatcagcagcagcagcagcaccatcagcagcgggtggcggctgcagcggctgctgccgccgccgccatcggtaGGTTGCCGCTCGTaatggcggccgcggcagccgGTATGGAAAAACGTGACCGGCCGGACAGTGGCGACAGTGCCGACACGTGCGCAGGACCCCTTGGGGGTTACGGCGTGGGACCACTCGGCGGAGGACAGCAACAGACGGCGATGCAAAATCTGCACCAACTAACGGCACTTCATAGTGGAACGGGAAGCGGCGGGAGCTTTTCGGCGTTCCATCCCTcctccggtggtggaggcggtgCTGGACATACGCTCCACCCGGGcacacatcaccaccacggacacggacatcatcatcaacactTCGGCAACCACCACttccaccatcatcaccaagctcagcagcaacagcagcagcagcagggacaACAgtcgcaccagcaccatcatcagcagcaccaacagcaaacCCCCGGCGGACACCACATGGCGCTGGGCCCTCATCACCATCACAGCCATGGCCACAGCAGGGAGAAATTTAAAG AACTGAGCAAAAAGTCAGCCCTGTCCTCGTCGGCGGCCTCCCTGAAGAGCAAACGGGTGCGAACAATATTCACGCCCGAGCAGCTAGAACGGCTCGAGGCGGAATTCGAGCGGCAACAGTACATGGTGGGCCCGGAACGTCTCTATCTGGCGCACACCCTGCAACTGACCGAAGCTCAG GTCAAAGTATGGTTTCAGAACCGACGGATCAAGTGGCGCAAGCACCATCTGGAGATAACGCAGCAACGGCTGGCGTTGATCCGCCAGAGGCAGCTAGCGAGCGGTACCGGTGTTCCGATGCCGACCGTAGCGCCAGCACCCGCGCCGGTTCATCTGGGTCAACAGCAGGTGCAGCAAGGTGGCCTGAGCGGTGGCAGAATGGTCAACCCGATCGAGTCACCCGAACTGACGATATGCACCGACTCGATGGAGGCGCGCAGTGGCAGCGAGGGCGAAGACTAG